In the Wyeomyia smithii strain HCP4-BCI-WySm-NY-G18 chromosome 2, ASM2978416v1, whole genome shotgun sequence genome, one interval contains:
- the LOC129719584 gene encoding uncharacterized protein LOC129719584, with translation MLVKVPAGGVKTRKGCRTMKGDTKKVKRLLVRRNNIIGSAKLIKEYGANFVFERDFPQIKFRIEKLDSLWDESNEIQAEIECEHEISDELADERVEFETIYFELEGSLSNKLAAVTDVSSPLPTSPTAPPTQTFGVRLPEIKIPEFKGDFDEWMNFHDLFNTLIHSNTQLSPMQKFQYLKAVLKGDALRLVQSLAVSSANYMIAWDLLRKRFDNKHYLIKQHLSALLSSPSLKRESSSALSDLADTFEKHLSMLKKLEDPQDHWNSFLVELLSSRLDAVSQKEWENHLDDDSRPTYNDLIKFIHKRSRILQSLMLSQSSNASGKPEPKYHRINVSSHPVIANEDAKACAACHRGTHALSGCESFVKLSPKLRFNLVKRHGFCLNCLKPTHLLKDCTSAGSCRICNKHHNTMLHLNTSAALTVQVADSTTSTNTLAQTRSSSQSAAVVESSLSVDPCIVDQAHGIPRLMGRDRSSSGGQNKSISFIPSSPGPSGSAHGSSHTTSYPVMTMKKTNTTVFMLTVYVKVRDINGTYILARALLDSASERNFVTENLAQRLRLKRTVSEIDVYGIGNSIQRVTQSVTINLASRVNQFNANIEFLILPSLTRILPSVDVDVSKWEIPKDLPVADPTFHLAHGIDMIIGIQWFFSLLENDQISLGPQLPILHKTVFGYAVAGDHTQRNPTRTAVCNAAMTVDKLTAAVQRFWEVESFDGGKSFSLDEQYCENHFRKTQSKAPDGRYVVRLPIHEELLSTMGESLPIAERRFHSLERKLSASTQLHSDYHQFMSEYQALGHMEEVSPNLSLPHFYLPHHAILRPDSKTTKIRVVFDGSCRSSNRLSLNDLCYVGPTVQPTLISIILNLRLPKYVITADIEKMYRQIVVHQQDRPLQQIIWRNNPTDRLQTYQLRTVTYGTACAPFLATRVLNQLADDEADNYPLASRVLKRAFYVDDCLTGDDDKDRLSETCKQLNDLLHAGGFVLRKWSSSDPEILRHIPEALYDQQDNLEIDKSCIVKTLGLLWHPQSDYFGFKVPVLTESNPVTKRIVLSEMSRLFDPMGLVGAVIVSVKIFLQSLWLNKFQWDEQLPQAFQTWWKMFREEMQELSNLRIPRHVM, from the coding sequence ATGTTGGTTAAAGTACCAGCCGGCGGAGTTAAAACTCGTAAAGGTTGCCGTACTATGAAAGGGGATACAAAGAAGGTTAAGCGGCTTTTGGTGCGCCGCAATAACATCATTGGTTCGGCTAAATTGATTAAGGAGTATGGCGCTAATTTCGTGTTCGAGCGAGACTTTCCGCAAATCAAATTTCGCATTGAAAAGCTTGATTCACTTTGGGACGAATCTAATGAAATCCAAGCTGAAATCGAATGTGAACACGAGATCAGTGACGAGCTCGCTGATGAGCGTGTTGAGTTTGAAACAATATATTTCGAGTTAGAAGGATCCCTGTCGAATAAGTTAGCAGCAGTTACAGATGTATCCTCCCCCCTACCAACCTCGCCTACTGCTCCACCTACTCAAACGTTCGGTGTCCGATTGCCTGAGATCAAAATCCCAGAATTCAAGGGCGACTTTGATGAATGGATGAATTTCCATGACTTGTTCAATACTCTTATACACAGTAACACTCAGTTGTCGCCaatgcaaaaatttcaatactTGAAGGCTGTTTTGAAGGGAGATGCTCTTCGTTTGGTACAGTCACTGGCTGTGAGCTCAGCCAATTATATGATTGCATGggatttgctcagaaaacgatTCGATAACAAACATTATCTGATCAAACAACATCTATCTGCACTTCTCTCCTCTCCATCTCTCAAAAGAGAGTCTTCGTCTGCGCTTTCGGATTTGGCGGACACGTTCGAAAAACATCTCAGCATGTTAAAGAAATTAGAAGACCCACAGGATCATTGGAACTCCTTTTTAGTTGAGCTATTGAGCAGTCGGCTCGATGCTGTGTCGCAAAAGGAGTGGGAAAATCATTTGGATGATGATTCTCGACCAACCTATAATGATTTGATCAAATTTATACACAAACGCTCTCGAATTCTCCAATCACTGATGCTCTCCCAGTCGTCAAATGCAAGCGGCAAGCCAGAACCAAAGTATCATCGAATAAATGTATCATCTCATCCTGTCATAGCAAATGAAGATGCTAAAGCGTGTGCAGCTTGCCACAGAGGCACACACGCTCTCAGTGGCTGTGAGAGTTTCGTCAAGCTCTCGCCAAAATTACGTTTCAACTTGGTGAAGAGGCACGGGTTCTGCTTGAACTGCTTAAAACCTACACATTTATTGAAAGATTGTACCTCTGCTGGATCATGTCGAATATGTAACAAACATCATAATACCATGTTGCATTTAAATACGTCTGCCGCGCTGACTGTTCAAGTAGCTGATAGTACAACTAGCACTAATACCCTTGCTCAAACTCGATCATCCTCACAATCGGCTGCGGTCGTCGAGTCGTCGTTGTCGGTAGATCCGTGCATTGTCGATCAAGCGCACGGCATCCCTCGGTTAATGGGACGCGATCGCTCGTCGTCGGGGGGCCAAAATAAATCGATTTCGTTCATTCCGTCGTCGCCGGGACCGTCAGGCTCGGCTCATGGTTCTTCACACACTACTAGCTATCCAGTCATGACTATGAAAAAGACTAACACAACTGTCTTTATGTTGACAGTCTATGTCAAGGTTCGTGATATCAATGGAACCTATATTCTCGCTCGTGCTCTACTAGACTCTGCATCTGAGCGCAATTTCGTAACCGAAAATCTCGCACAAAGGCTACGATTAAAGCGCACAGTATCGGAAATTGATGTATATGGAATTGGAAATAGTATTCAACGTGTAACCCAGTCGGTTACGATCAATCTTGCCTCAAGAGTGAACCAATTCAACGCAAATATCGAATTTTTAATCCTTCCCAGTCTGACGAGAATTCTGCCGTCTGTTGATGTGGATGTTTCTAAGTGGGAAATCCCGAAGGACCTGCCTGTGGCTGATCCAACCTTCCATCTCGCTCACGGTATAGACATGATAATTGGTATCCAGTGGTTTTTCTCGTTATTGGAAAACGATCAAATTAGTCTTGGGCCACAACTACCTATTCTACACAAAACAGTGTTTGGCTACGCTGTTGCTGGTGATCACACACAGCGTAATCCGACTAGAACGGCAGTCTGCAATGCTGCAATGACGGTCGACAAATTAACGGCAGCCGTGCAAAGGTTTTGGGAAGTAGAAAGTTTTGACGGAGGAAAATCATTTTCACTGGATGAGCAATACTGTGAGAACCATTTTCGCAAGACTCAGTCAAAAGCACCTGACGGTCGATATGTCGTTCGATTGCCGATTCATGAGGAATTGTTATCGACTATGGGTGAATCGTTACCGATCGCTGAAAGAAGATTTCATTCACTCGAGAGAAAGCTATCGGCTAGCACTCAGCTTCATTCAGATTACCACCAATTCATGTCTGAATATCAAGCGTTGGGACACATGGAGGAAGTGTCACCGAACCTCTCATTGCCGCATTTTTACCTCCCACACCATGCAATTTTGCGACCGGACAGTAAAACAACTAAAATTAGAGTTGTTTTTGATGGATCTTGTCGATCATCAAATCGCCTCTCGCTAAATGACTTATGCTACGTAGGCCCTACAGTACAACCTACACTCATCTCCATAATTCTCAATTTACGATTACCAAAATATGTCATCACAGCTGACATCGAAAAGATGTACAGGCAAATAGTTGTACATCAGCAGGACCGACCGTTGCAACAGATTATCTGGAGAAATAATCCAACGGACCGTTTGCAAACCTATCAACTCAGAACTGTGACGTATGGCACCGCCTGCGCTCCATTCCTGGCCACACGAGTTCTGaatcaacttgcagacgacgaAGCAGATAACTACCCCCTAGCCTCGCGCGTCTTGAAACGCGCTTTTTATGTGGATGATTGTCTGACTGGAGATGACGACAAGGATCGGCTTAGTGAAACATGTAAACAGCTTAATGATCTACTTCATGCAGGAGGTTTTGTACTACGAAAATGGAGCTCCAGCGATCCCGAAATTCTACGGCACATTCCCGAGGCACTTTATGACCAACAAGATAATCTCGAAATTGACAAATCATGCATCGTGAAAACACTTGGCTTACTGTGGCATCCGCAATCTGATTATTTTGGTTTCAAAGTTCCTGTACTGACTGAATCGAATCCAGTTACTAAACGCATTGTGCTATCCGAAATGTCCCGCTTGTTTGATCCGATGGGACTTGTCGGGGCGGTCATTGTCTCTGTGAAAATCTTTTTGCAATCACTATGGTTAAACAAATTCCAGTGGGATGAACAGCTTCCACAAGCCTTTCAGACGTGGTGGAAAATGTTCCGAGAGGAAATGCAGGAGCTGAGCAATCTTCGAATCCCTCGGCATGTAATGTAA